The following are from one region of the Salvia hispanica cultivar TCC Black 2014 chromosome 1, UniMelb_Shisp_WGS_1.0, whole genome shotgun sequence genome:
- the LOC125202258 gene encoding RING-H2 finger protein ATL66-like, with the protein MPTPSPEQPFKWHYAEFDDRSFQIRGHTLFFVVVLFSVILLVALLFLYARWVCRFSSSSSPPPPRAPPPHAPARGLDAASIASLPIVLHGQSEPISSDGECCICLGVFGDGDKVKLLPRCRHCFHSECVDAWLVTHSSCPLCRAAIRVDSPV; encoded by the coding sequence ATGCCGACGCCGTCGCCGGAGCAGCCGTTCAAGTGGCACTACGCCGAATTCGACGACCGCAGCTTCCAAATCCGCGGCCACACCCTCTTCTTCGTCGTCGTCCTCTTCTCCGTCATCCTCCTCGTCGCCCTCCTCTTCCTCTACGCCCGCTGGGTCTGCcgcttctcctcctcctcctccccccCTCCTCCACGCGCGCCGCCTCCTCACGCGCCGGCGCGTGGCCTCGACGCGGCCTCCATCGCCAGCCTCCCGATCGTCCTCCACGGCCAATCGGAGCCGATCAGCTCCGACGGCGAGTGCTGCATATGCCTCGGAGTGTTCGGCGACGGGGACAAGGTGAAGCTGCTGCCGCGGTGCCGGCATTGCTTCCACTCCGAGTGCGTCGACGCGTGGCTCGTGACTCACTCGAGTTGCCCGCTCTGCCGCGCCGCCATCCGAGTCGACTCGCCCGTTTGA
- the LOC125202137 gene encoding transcription factor bHLH51-like, protein MENCYFPIFNHADEPPWLLPPSAAADDRAASASRSHSEAEKRRRDRINAQLSTLRKLIPKSEKMDKAALLGHVVDHVKEQRQRAKEASETSGGVPSETDEVIVGEVEDGSEQIKASICCDDRPELFAEIGGALKALEAAVVEADITSLGGRIRANFVISPSPSAANQSGSIKMALTRLLISSGSGYGARSKRQRFFYPTPR, encoded by the exons ATGGAAAATTGCTATTTCCCCATCTTCAATCACGCCGACGAACCGCCGTGGCTCCTCcctccctccgccgccgccgacgaCCGAGCCGCCTCCGCCTCCCGAAGCCACAGCGAAGCCGAAAAACGCCGCCGAGACAGAATCAACGCTCAGCTCTCCACTCTCCGCAAACTCATCCCCAAATCCGAAAAG ATGGACAAGGCGGCGCTGCTGGGGCACGTGGTGGATCACGTGAAGGAGCAGCGGCAGAGGGCGAAGGAGGCGAGCGAAACCAGCGGCGGCGTGCCGAGCGAGACCGACGAGGTGATCGTCGGTGAAGTTGAAGACGGATCGGAGCAGATCAAGGCGTCGATCTGCTGCGACGATCGGCCGGAGCTCTTCGCGGAGATCGGGGGCGCGCTGAAGGCGCTGGAAGCCGCCGTTGTCGAAGCCGACATCACGAGCTTGGGAGGGAGGATCAGGGCTAATTTCGTCATTTCCCCTTCTCCTTCCGCCGCGAACCAGAGCGGTTCGATTAAAATGGCACTTACCCGGCTCCTCATCTCGTCCGGGTCGGGTTACGGAGCCCGGAGCAAGAGGCAGCGGTTCTTTTATCCCACTCCGCGTTGA